A segment of the Bacillus licheniformis DSM 13 = ATCC 14580 genome:
GATTTAGGAAAGCGTGTGGGACTCTCAAGAGTTGCCGTACAGACGCGGATCAACAACTTGATTGAAGAAGGCATCATTGAAAAATTCACAGCCGTCATCAATCCAGTCAAGGTCGGGATTCACGTATCGGTGTTTTTCAACGTTGAAGTCGAACCCCAATATTTAGAGGCTGTTGCCGTTGCTTTGGAAAAGGAGCCCGCCGTGACAAGCCTCTATCATATGACAGGGCCGAGCAAGCTGCATATGCACGGCATTTTCGCAAATGATCAGGAGATGGAGGAATTTTTGACGAAGCGCCTGTACCCCCTGAAAGGCGTGGTGAGCGTCGACTGCCAGATGCTGATTAAACGTTATAAGAGCCGAATGGGAATGAAGCTTTAACTGAATAGGAGGAAACGCAAAATGAAGCACCCTTACCGGGAACTGATCATCGCAATGACAAGAACGGGAATATTGGGCTTTGGCGGCGGCCCATCTGTTATCCCGCTGATCCGTCATGAAGCCGTTTCTAAGTTCAAATGGATCGATGATGATGAATTCGGGGAAATTTTGGCGATTGCCAATGCGCTGCCCGGGCCGATCGCTACGAAAATGTCGGCATATTTAGGTCATAAAGTAAAAGGCGTTCCTGGTGCTGTCGTTGCTACAGCAGCCCATATCATGCCGACATGCGCCGCGATGGCCGCCTTGTTCGCAGCCGTTAATGTGCTCAGCCACTCAAAAATCGTAAGCGGCATGATCGGCGCTGTCACCCCTGTCATCGCCGTCATGCTCGGCATCATGGCTTACGAATTTGGGCAAAAAGCATTGAAAGGCTTCGGCTTGCTGACCGGCGTGCTTTTCTTTATTCTTGCGTTTTTGGGTCTTCAAGTGTTTTCCATCCACCCCGGCATCATTGTCATCCTGTTTTTAACGTTTAAATTAAAAAGAAAAGCGGCCCGAGAAAAGGATAAAGGAGTGTCCGCTTCATGATCATCTTTTATCTGTTTTGGGCCTTCTTTATTGCAAACTTATTGGGCTACGGAGGCGGGCCAGCTTCAATTCCGCTTAATTTTGAAGAAGTTGTTCAGCATTTTCACTGGCTGTCAAAAGAGGAATTTTCAAACATGCTTGCGCTTGCAAATGCGCTGCCAGGCCCGATCGCCACAAAAATTGCAGCTTATGTCGGCTACAGCGTGCTCGGATGGCCCGGTGTTTTCATTGCTCTTGCCGCAACTGTGCTTCCCTCGGCCATCGCGCTCGTTTTGCTGCTCAAGCTGATCGGCCGCTACCGCCAGTCGCAGGTCGTCAAAGGAATGACCTTGTCGGTTCAGCCGGTTATAGCCGTGATGATGCTTCTTTTAACATGGGAAATCAGCGGCGACGCGATCCATTCGATCGGCATGGTTCAATCACTTGTCATCGCGCTGATCTCTTTAGTCGCCTTGACGAAGTTCCGCGTCCATCCGGCTTTCCTGATCGTGGCGGCCTTCGCTTACGGCGGGCTTGTCATTCCGCTGCTGTAGAGAGGGACGTCCGGCCGCTTTTTATCAAATGACATTAAAAATCAGCGCCGCATAACCGGTGCTGACATTTTGGCTGGGGGGCCTTTGTGAACAACTTTCACAGCAGGCCCAACAGCTTTTTCTTTTTGACGGGACGCGGTGTTTCTTTATGAATCTCCCGGTTTTCCAGGAGCAGGCCCGCGTTTTCTGTAAACACGTTCAAGAAATCGCGGCCGTAATCGTTTTCTACTGTATCAAAAAAGAAAGATCGGGTCGTGAGGTTGTGGGCGTCTGATGCGATAAAGTGGATGAGGTTCGCTTCAAGAAAGCGGCGGGCGAGCCGTTTGACGCTTCTGCCGAAACGGCCTGCAAGACTTGAACATGTCAGCTGGGCGCAGGCGCCGTTTTTGACGAGGCGGTACAGCAGATCGGGATTCTCCATCAATTCAAGGTTCCGCTCGGGGTGTGCGATGATCGGAATGTAACCATTTAATTGGAGATCGAACAGCACCTTTTCGGCATAACGCGGGACATGGTGGTAAGGAAGTTCAATCAGCAAATACTTTGTGCCGGCGAGGCTGAGCAGTCTGCCGCGCTCAAGATCGCGCTTCAATTCGCCGTACAGGCGGATTTCCTGCCCGGGGGTAATGAGAACCGGGATGTTTTCCTTTTGCATTCTCGTCTTTAAACCCGAAACAGCTGCAAGGATGGCTTCTTTTGGATGTTCGTATACACCGTTTCGGTGGTGCGGTGTGGCGATAATCGTATGAATCCCCTGGAGGGCGGCTTGTTTAGCCATTTCTAAACTGTCATTCATACATGCTGCTCCATCATCAACGCCCGCAAGAATGTGGCAATGAATATCGATCATATGCGACCTCCCCGTGTTTTCCCGTTTCAGAATGTATGGTCTTTGCCGACAAAGCTTTCCAGCTTCCTGGCCTGTCCTTTTTTCGGTTTTACATACAGAATATTTCCCAACACGTGAACATTCAGATCTTTTTCGATGTCTTCTTCATTTCGAACGGTATTTTTCAAAAGCTCGAGCAAAAATGCTAGCCCAGCGCCAAACAGAAGGCCGAACCCTGTAAAAAGAGCGATGTTGAACTTCTTGTTCGGGCTGACGGGAACAGGTGAATGATCGGGATTGGCTTTCGCAACAAGGCTGATTTCGGCATTTTCACCCATAATATCGCCAATGTCTCTTTGAAATACGGCGGCGACTGTATTCGCGATATCCGCCGCCTTGGAATAATCCTTGTCAGTCGCGGAGATACTGACAATCTGCGATTCATTTTCGCTGATAACCGTGATTTTTTGCTTCAGGTCTTCAGCCGTTTCCGAAAGGTTAAGTTCGTCTTTAACCTTATTTAAAATGATCGGGCTTTTCATAATGACGTTGTATGTGTTGATAAGTTCAAGGTTGGTCTGGATGTCGGTGAAGTTCGACGTTTGACGGCCGTTGATGAGGATTTGGGCGGATGCCTGATAGACGGGTTTGAGCCAATAAAAGTTGACGGCAGCGCTGGACAAAGCAGCCGCAATGGTGATCAGTGCGATCAGAACGAATCTTTTTTTCAAAACGATGAACACATCTTTAAAGCCGATATGATCTCTCATAAAAGCCCCCTTCTACGATTCGCGTATTTATTTAAATTTTCAGCAAATTAAACACCTACCTTTGATTATACATGGTTATTTCGTTTCCGAAAGAAATGAATCCTGACAAATAACGGGAGATACCGGGGAAACCGCGTCTTTATATGGTATTAAATATCGACTTTTGCAGGATCTGCGCACTTCTTGCTGAACGAAAAAGTGTGCAAACCGCAGTTTGCACACCTTTTACGTCGTATATCCATTTTTGATATGAAGAATGAGATCTTCAAGAAGTTCTTTCGTCGTTATGTCTTTCGATTTTTCACCAACGTCATACGCATGCATAAGAATTCTCAAAAATTCTTCCTGATTCAATTCCTTGTCATCCATATCCTTTTCCTTTCAGCTTCCATAAATTAAAACATTTCTGATTATATTTCAAATTATATGATGTAAAGAATCGATTTGCCATAGTCTATTACATTATTCGACAGCCATCCGTTTTTATGTCCTTTTCCTGAGAAAATCTTTTTTGGACGGATTGATTAAGCTATAATAGAGAGATTGGAAACTTTTTAAAAGTCATTCGGTTAGGAGCGATAGACATGCTTCAAGACATGATCTCAAAAACGGTTGTGATGGATGCAGCTGAACAGTTTAAGCATGTACTGCCGTGCACAGAAGAAAACATTCAGCTCATGAAAAAAGCCCTTATTTTATACAGACAGGATTCCGTCTATCGGGTCAAGCCGATGAGCGGGCATACGGTCAGCGCTTACGTCCAGGACGTTGTCCCGGTAAAGGTCTTCATCGACCTCGCCGACGTTAAAAAAAGCAGCTGTTCCTGCCCTGCTCAAAACATGTGCCGTCATGTGCTTGCCGTTTACTTATATCTATATGCACAATATGATCGATTGGGAACATTTACGGAGTTTTGGAAGGAAGCGCAAAAACGCCGCGAAAACCGGGAGATTCTCGGACAGCTTCAGCGCGGAATGAAGCCCCGCAGCCACACGCTCGATCAATGGACCTCCTTTTTCAATACGGAGTTCAGACGCTGGGAGGAGCATACGCCTAAAAACCAGCAAACGATGCAATACCTTTACTACGGGTATTTTTCAGCTTTAAAAAAGCGGACGCCTGCGGAGCCGGAGCTGAAAAAAATGTATCAAATCCACGCGGCTCTTGCGACATGGCTTGCTATGCATTCACTCGTCGAGAAAGGGCGCATCGATCCTGAAAAAGATTTTTACTCGCTGAATCCTTATATCGAACAGCTGATGGATACGATCTACAGCTCGATCGATGAACTGAAAACATATGCGCTATCGTTCTCCCTTGACCCGTTTTTAGAAAAAACCCCCGGCGTGATTCGGGAACTGCTGCTCAAGAAAGATATTTTCCAGTATGAAAGGCTGCGGATTTTCGGGGAGATCTGGAGTGCGCTTCTATCCCGGCCAAACTGGCTGAAGCGGGAGCTCGATGTGCTGAACAATCTGGAGCCTTCGCCTGAAATACAATTCGGCAGGCTGCATCTTGAATTTCTGCTGAAAAACGATGATGTGATTCTTGATCAAGCCGGATCGTTTTCACCGGAGATTCTTCCGTATACGTTTCAATGGCTCAGTGTCATGACCGCCAAAAAGGACTGGAAGCGCCTGAAAAAATGGTATGAACACCTTGAGCAGCTGGCGGCCGGCTTCTGCAGACTGGATAAACCGTACCGGGAAATACGCGATGTACTAAGCGAATTCTTCCTGTTTCTAAGCGATTACAGCAAAAACGCAAAAGAAGAGCATGTATTTGAACGGTATTGCAAAGAGTGCCTTCCTTATACATTTACTGAATACAGCCATTTTTTATATAACAAAAACCGCTTTACGGAGTGGATGGAGATCCACAGCCTTGTCGGTTTTTCAATCTCTGAGATAGGGCAGAACGCCTTGAAAGACATTGCGGCAGCGGCTCCTGAAGCATTGATCCCTTCCTATCACAGAGAAATTTCCGGGCTGGTTGAACAAAAAAACCGCTCAAGCTACAAAGAAGCCGTCAAACAATTAAAAAAGCTGCGCACCCTTTATAAAAAAGCGAAAAAACAGGATGTCTGGAACCGGTTTATGGAGCAGTTTTCAGCCCGCTATAAACGGCTGAGAGCCTTCCAGGAGGAGCTTAAGAAAGGAAAGTTGATCGATGGCGAGTCTTAAGGAAATCGTAATACATGTCGAACAGTCAGAAGACTATACATTTATTTTATCTTGTCATGACGGGGATCATCAGTTTCTTACGCGAAATGAAATGGAAAGGCATTTGTTTCAGTGGCACGAATCGTCTTTTTACGGAACATTTCTCGAGGAAGCCGGTTTAGATACCCCTGCGGTTCTGCTGTCCCCGTGGATGGCGGTCGAATTTCTCGGCAAAAACTCATTTAATTCATTCAGCGACATCATCCTTACTGAGGAAACTGAACCTTTGATGAAAACGGCTTCCACCATTTATGAGTTTATCGCAGATGAAGACTTTCTTCCCGACTATGAAGCATGGAAGCAGGAAATGCTGCGCTGGAAAGATAAAGAAGGGATTTTGGAAGGCTATACAGCCGAATGGTTTTCACACGCTGTCGAAGACTACATCAACTACAATGACGAATTAAAAGCAAAATGGGAATCGATTGTCGCACATTCCCCCGCAGTCACCACATTTCAGGGACATTTTCTTGATGAAGACGATTTTCTTGAAACGATTGGCTGGCATGAAAACCCTGTGCCGTTTACCGTCGGACTCCGCTTAAATGAACCTGACTTTGACGGAGACGATTGGAAAATCGAACTGTTTTTGCGCGACAAAAAAAGCGGAGCCATTCAGTTCTTTGAAGGCTTGAACAGGCTGAAAAAATCGTGGCAGGCATACGCTGATAAAATCGACCGAGAACAAGACAGGTTCCGCCAAATCGTGCCCTGGCTGACGATCGAATCGGGGACGTCGCTTTTAACGGAAGAGGAAGCATGGATCTTCCTGTCCGAAGCTAGCGAAACACTTGTCAGCATGGGGATTGAAATTCTGCTGCCGTCATGGTGGCAAATCGTGAGAGACAGCAATATGCTGCTGAAAGCAAAAGTGTCATCGGCTCCCCGCGGCGAGTCTTTTGTCGGAATGAATGCATTGATGGACTTCAACTGGCGTTTTGCCACCAATGGAATTGAACTCACAGAGGAAGAATTCGAGCAGCTTGTCGCCAATAAAAGACGGCTTGTCAATATACGCGGGCAGTGGATCAAAATCGACCCGAATTTTATCAAACAAATGAAAAAGCTGATGGAGCGGGCAGAAACAGAGGGGCTTCATATGTCTGACATCCTGGCGCGCGAGCTGACAGAGCGGAGCGAAACCCGCGAGGATGATGATCTGTTCGATGCTTCCGCATTCAGCGATGTACGGTTTGAACTGTCCTATCAGCTGAAAAACATGATCAGAAAGCTGAGCCAGCGCGATGATCTCCCGTCATACCCGGTCAGCAAATATTTTCACGGGACGCTCAGAGCTTATCAGGAAGACGGTTTGAACTGGCTGATCTTTCTCAGAAACTGCGGCTTCGGCGCCTGCCTGGCAGATGATATGGGGCTCGGAAAGACCATTCAGATGATCGCCTATTTCGCCTATTTAAAAGAACAGGGACAACAAACGCCGTCTCTTATCATTGCGCCGACTTCCGTCCTCGGGAACTGGCAGCGCGAACTCGAGACCTTCGCGCCCGGCCTGACGGCAGCGCTCCACTACGGGCCAAAACGCCCTAAAGGTGAAGCGTTTCAGACATCTTACAAAGATGCGGATATCGTCTTGACGTCATACGGCCTCGCCCAATCCGACTTTGACGATCTCAGCAGCGTCGCCTGGAACTGCATCTGCCTTGACGAGGCCCAAAACATTAAAAATGCGCACACGAAACAATCCCGTTCAATCAGAAAGCTGAAAGGACTGCATCATATCGCGCTCAGCGGGACTCCGATGGAAAACCGCCTGACGGAGCTGTGGTCAATCTACGATTTCATGAACAAAGGCTATCTCGGAAGCCTTGGCAGCTTCCATAAGCGTTTTGTCCTGCCAATCGAAAAAGACCGCGACGAAAAACGGATCGAACAGCTTCAGCAGCTGATCAAACCGTTTTTATTAAGACGGACAAAGCAGGACAAAGAAGTCGCGCTCAATCTGCCTGAGAAACAGGAGGAAAAAGAGTTCGTTCCGCTCTCCGCAGAACAGGCTTCACTATATGAACAGCTTGTCAAAGATACGTTTGAACATATGTCAAGCCTCGCCGGAATGCAGCGCAAAGCTCTAATCTTAAGCATGCTCGGCAAGCTCAAACAAATCTGCGGCCACCCTGCCCTTTACTTAAAAGAGACCGGGAGCGAGCTCCTTAACGGAAGGTCAGTCAAGCTCGAAAAACTGCTGGAGCTGACGAAGACGATTCGCGAAAGCGATGAAAGCTGCTTGATTTTCACCCAATATCTCGGGATGGGAGATATGATGAAGCGCCTGCTCGAGAAGTCATTCGGCGAACCGGTCAAGTTTCTGAACGGCAGCTTATCCAAGCTTGAACGGGACAAAATGGTGGAGCAGTTTCAAAACAAGGAATTTCCGATTTTGATCTTATCATTAAAAGCCGGGGGCACAGGCCTCAATTTGACGGCCGCCAATCACGTCATCCATTATGACAGATGGTGGAATCCCGCGGTTGAAAATCAAGCGACAGACCGCGCCTACAGAATTGGACAGAAACGGTTCGTCCACGTTCATAAACTGATCACCACCGGCACAATTGAAGAAAAAATCGACCAAATGCTCGAATCGAAGCAATCGCTGAACGATCAAATCATCCAAAGCGAAAATTGGATCACCGAGCTTTCTGAGCATGAACTTGAGGAGTTATTTACCCTGAACGCTTCGGCTATTACAGGTTAAATAAAACAGCTGTCTGCGATAGACAGCTGTTTTTTGTGTTTATGCCCCTTAATGACAGTCCCAATTAAAAAATCCCGCGCTGATTGTTCGAATTGCCCGCGGAATCGGGCCATTTTTTCGGGTAGTTGGAACGGCTGTTTCATTCTTATCACTCTCCTTTTAAGCGGGTGATCCTATTATTTCAAATTCAATCAATAGTTAAATAGGAATAGTAACAAAAACAACCATCGCCAACAAAGAATCAAAAGTCATAATCATCGAGGTCAAACCATATTAAAAAAGGCCGCCGACAATGTCGGCGGCCCGCGGACCAATAACATCCGCTGCTTAACCGCACTCCTTCAATCGTTACGCTGCCGTGTACCGGCATCACGCCGATTTGAAAGGATGTACGAATTAAACCGGTTTGACTTGCTGTTCAATCAGCTGATGCAGGATGTGAGCAACGCCATTTTCATCATTAGTGAGCGTCACCTCATCAGCCATCTCTTTAATGTCTCCGCGCGCATTGCCCATGGCAAAGCTTTTCCCCGCGATCTTCAGCATCGAAAAATCATTGAGGCTGTCTCCAACGGCAGCTGTTTCCTGAAGGGAAATGCCGAGCTTGTGTGAAAGCTTCTCCAATGCCAGCCCTTTTGACGCCTGAAGATGCTCAATTTCAAAGTTGTGCTCGGCTGAAGTGACAAGCGTAATATCTTGTGCATCTTCAAATTGCCTCCAGCCCGTTTCCAGCTTTTCCTTATGAAAAGAAAAAGCTAATATGTTATATACATTAACATCCTTTCCGGCTAAAAACAGATCGGTATAGGAGCTGATGTACGCGTATCCGTTTTGGCTGAGCTGCTGTTCAGCCGCGAGTTCCAGCCTTGATAGGTCTGCCTCAGGATTTGCGCTTTTCAAGCGGTCCAGCTCAATGTCAAGCAGCTCGCGGCCGTTTTGCGGCGTGAAGATTGCTTCATCGCTGAACACCTCATAATAGTAGTTATTTTCTTCAAGCCATCGAAGAATTCCTTCTGCCCGTTTCCGATCAAGCGGCACCGAATGGTAAAGGCTGCCTTCAGGATCATGAATCACCGCTCCGTTGGCACTGATAATCCATGTTTTAATACCTGTCGGCTCAAATATCGTTTGAACATCAAAGGATGCTCTCCCCGTGGCAACTACTACTTCAATCCCGTGTTCCCGCGCTTTTTTAATCGCATCGATATTTTTCTTTGAGATCTTGCTTTCACTGTTTAACAGCGTCCCGTCTAAATCGACCGCAATCATTTTCATCTGCTGTATTCCCCCTTAAGTATCGTGATGTTCAGCCACAAGCAGCTCCACATCGTGTTCATCAAGCAGCTTCTGAAACGGTTTCGACGGCAGCCGGTCTGTAATGAGAAGGTCAATGTCACTGAGTTCAGCGTATCGGTAAAAATCCGTTCTCCCGATTTTCGAATGGTCGGCAAGCGCTATGACTTGCTTCGCTTGGGAAATCATTTTCCGCTTCACCATTCCGTCCTCCTCATGGGCGATTGTAAGCCCATGTTCAGAAACCCCCACCACGCCGATCAGCGCTTTATCAACATGATAGCATGACAGCTTTTCAATGACAGAGGCGCCGTACAAAAACCGGTGCTCTTTTTGAAGCTTTCCTCCAAGCAGGCGGATGTCAGCCCCTTTTCTTGAGGAAAGAACGTCCGCAAGGTTAATCGAATTGGTG
Coding sequences within it:
- a CDS encoding Lrp/AsnC family transcriptional regulator produces the protein MPNLILDETDKKILSILHEEGRISYTDLGKRVGLSRVAVQTRINNLIEEGIIEKFTAVINPVKVGIHVSVFFNVEVEPQYLEAVAVALEKEPAVTSLYHMTGPSKLHMHGIFANDQEMEEFLTKRLYPLKGVVSVDCQMLIKRYKSRMGMKL
- a CDS encoding chromate transporter; this encodes MKHPYRELIIAMTRTGILGFGGGPSVIPLIRHEAVSKFKWIDDDEFGEILAIANALPGPIATKMSAYLGHKVKGVPGAVVATAAHIMPTCAAMAALFAAVNVLSHSKIVSGMIGAVTPVIAVMLGIMAYEFGQKALKGFGLLTGVLFFILAFLGLQVFSIHPGIIVILFLTFKLKRKAAREKDKGVSAS
- a CDS encoding chromate transporter, with the translated sequence MIIFYLFWAFFIANLLGYGGGPASIPLNFEEVVQHFHWLSKEEFSNMLALANALPGPIATKIAAYVGYSVLGWPGVFIALAATVLPSAIALVLLLKLIGRYRQSQVVKGMTLSVQPVIAVMMLLLTWEISGDAIHSIGMVQSLVIALISLVALTKFRVHPAFLIVAAFAYGGLVIPLL
- a CDS encoding tyrosine-protein phosphatase, encoding MIDIHCHILAGVDDGAACMNDSLEMAKQAALQGIHTIIATPHHRNGVYEHPKEAILAAVSGLKTRMQKENIPVLITPGQEIRLYGELKRDLERGRLLSLAGTKYLLIELPYHHVPRYAEKVLFDLQLNGYIPIIAHPERNLELMENPDLLYRLVKNGACAQLTCSSLAGRFGRSVKRLARRFLEANLIHFIASDAHNLTTRSFFFDTVENDYGRDFLNVFTENAGLLLENREIHKETPRPVKKKKLLGLL
- a CDS encoding YveK family protein, whose translation is MRDHIGFKDVFIVLKKRFVLIALITIAAALSSAAVNFYWLKPVYQASAQILINGRQTSNFTDIQTNLELINTYNVIMKSPIILNKVKDELNLSETAEDLKQKITVISENESQIVSISATDKDYSKAADIANTVAAVFQRDIGDIMGENAEISLVAKANPDHSPVPVSPNKKFNIALFTGFGLLFGAGLAFLLELLKNTVRNEEDIEKDLNVHVLGNILYVKPKKGQARKLESFVGKDHTF
- a CDS encoding SWIM zinc finger family protein, which translates into the protein MLQDMISKTVVMDAAEQFKHVLPCTEENIQLMKKALILYRQDSVYRVKPMSGHTVSAYVQDVVPVKVFIDLADVKKSSCSCPAQNMCRHVLAVYLYLYAQYDRLGTFTEFWKEAQKRRENREILGQLQRGMKPRSHTLDQWTSFFNTEFRRWEEHTPKNQQTMQYLYYGYFSALKKRTPAEPELKKMYQIHAALATWLAMHSLVEKGRIDPEKDFYSLNPYIEQLMDTIYSSIDELKTYALSFSLDPFLEKTPGVIRELLLKKDIFQYERLRIFGEIWSALLSRPNWLKRELDVLNNLEPSPEIQFGRLHLEFLLKNDDVILDQAGSFSPEILPYTFQWLSVMTAKKDWKRLKKWYEHLEQLAAGFCRLDKPYREIRDVLSEFFLFLSDYSKNAKEEHVFERYCKECLPYTFTEYSHFLYNKNRFTEWMEIHSLVGFSISEIGQNALKDIAAAAPEALIPSYHREISGLVEQKNRSSYKEAVKQLKKLRTLYKKAKKQDVWNRFMEQFSARYKRLRAFQEELKKGKLIDGES
- a CDS encoding DEAD/DEAH box helicase; this encodes MASLKEIVIHVEQSEDYTFILSCHDGDHQFLTRNEMERHLFQWHESSFYGTFLEEAGLDTPAVLLSPWMAVEFLGKNSFNSFSDIILTEETEPLMKTASTIYEFIADEDFLPDYEAWKQEMLRWKDKEGILEGYTAEWFSHAVEDYINYNDELKAKWESIVAHSPAVTTFQGHFLDEDDFLETIGWHENPVPFTVGLRLNEPDFDGDDWKIELFLRDKKSGAIQFFEGLNRLKKSWQAYADKIDREQDRFRQIVPWLTIESGTSLLTEEEAWIFLSEASETLVSMGIEILLPSWWQIVRDSNMLLKAKVSSAPRGESFVGMNALMDFNWRFATNGIELTEEEFEQLVANKRRLVNIRGQWIKIDPNFIKQMKKLMERAETEGLHMSDILARELTERSETREDDDLFDASAFSDVRFELSYQLKNMIRKLSQRDDLPSYPVSKYFHGTLRAYQEDGLNWLIFLRNCGFGACLADDMGLGKTIQMIAYFAYLKEQGQQTPSLIIAPTSVLGNWQRELETFAPGLTAALHYGPKRPKGEAFQTSYKDADIVLTSYGLAQSDFDDLSSVAWNCICLDEAQNIKNAHTKQSRSIRKLKGLHHIALSGTPMENRLTELWSIYDFMNKGYLGSLGSFHKRFVLPIEKDRDEKRIEQLQQLIKPFLLRRTKQDKEVALNLPEKQEEKEFVPLSAEQASLYEQLVKDTFEHMSSLAGMQRKALILSMLGKLKQICGHPALYLKETGSELLNGRSVKLEKLLELTKTIRESDESCLIFTQYLGMGDMMKRLLEKSFGEPVKFLNGSLSKLERDKMVEQFQNKEFPILILSLKAGGTGLNLTAANHVIHYDRWWNPAVENQATDRAYRIGQKRFVHVHKLITTGTIEEKIDQMLESKQSLNDQIIQSENWITELSEHELEELFTLNASAITG
- a CDS encoding Cof-type HAD-IIB family hydrolase, producing the protein MKMIAVDLDGTLLNSESKISKKNIDAIKKAREHGIEVVVATGRASFDVQTIFEPTGIKTWIISANGAVIHDPEGSLYHSVPLDRKRAEGILRWLEENNYYYEVFSDEAIFTPQNGRELLDIELDRLKSANPEADLSRLELAAEQQLSQNGYAYISSYTDLFLAGKDVNVYNILAFSFHKEKLETGWRQFEDAQDITLVTSAEHNFEIEHLQASKGLALEKLSHKLGISLQETAAVGDSLNDFSMLKIAGKSFAMGNARGDIKEMADEVTLTNDENGVAHILHQLIEQQVKPV
- a CDS encoding DeoR/GlpR family DNA-binding transcription regulator, producing MYQEERLISIIDYLKEHKRISVEQICSLFGVSRDTARRDLVKLQEQGAIIRTRGGAILPTVHDEVKDYSGRLGMVSEEKSMIGKAAASLIREGDRIILDASTTVQSCAEHLPDVNCTIITNSINLADVLSSRKGADIRLLGGKLQKEHRFLYGASVIEKLSCYHVDKALIGVVGVSEHGLTIAHEEDGMVKRKMISQAKQVIALADHSKIGRTDFYRYAELSDIDLLITDRLPSKPFQKLLDEHDVELLVAEHHDT